The genomic stretch GAAGCCCTTTGGGGCGAGGCCTATAATGATTACCCGGTACCTATCGGCGACCGGCAGACCATTTCTCAGCCTTATATCGTAGCCCTCATGACCCAGTTCCTGGAGCTTAAGGGACAGGAAAAGGTCCTGGAGATAGGGACCGGTTCGGGTTATCAAACCGCCATTCTGGCTGAACTTTCCCAAAAGGTCTATTCCATTGAAAGAATCCGCTCCCTGTATCAAAAGGCCCGTAAGATACTCGATCAGTTGAACTATTTTAATGTTATCCTCAAGGTCTATGACGGCACCCAGGGCTGGCCGGCAGAAAGTCCCTTTGAT from Deltaproteobacteria bacterium encodes the following:
- a CDS encoding protein-L-isoaspartate(D-aspartate) O-methyltransferase gives rise to the protein EALWGEAYNDYPVPIGDRQTISQPYIVALMTQFLELKGQEKVLEIGTGSGYQTAILAELSQKVYSIERIRSLYQKARKILDQLNYFNVILKVYDGTQGWPAESPFDAIMVTAASPEIPSPLLEQLALNGRMIIPVGDRYSQTLKKITKRETGFEEEDLGGVRFVSLIGEHGWKE